Proteins encoded in a region of the Quercus lobata isolate SW786 chromosome 8, ValleyOak3.0 Primary Assembly, whole genome shotgun sequence genome:
- the LOC115958481 gene encoding F-box/kelch-repeat protein SKIP4, with the protein MEHFDSGSDSVSQVELTPLICGLPDDIALFCLARVPRKYHMLLRCVSKRWRDLVCSEEWHSYRQKHKLDETWIYALCRDKFEQVCCYMLDPNLSRRCWKPIQELPPRSLKRKGIGFEVLGKKLYLLGGCGWSEDATNEVYCYDTSRNTWSDVAPLSTARCYFACEVLDEKIYAIGGLGSNSSNPNSWDTYDPCTDNWKSHSDPNIVPEIEDSIVMDGKIYIRCGTSAVTSHVYAVVYEPSSGTWQHADADMVSGWRGPAVVVDGTLYVLDQSSGTRLIMWQKETREWLPVGRLSTLRTRPPCQMVAIGTNIFVVGKGLSTVVIDVGNAGNMGGVMMSSTISKITSDDDVISCKCLAI; encoded by the exons ATGGAACATTTTGATAGTGGATCAGACAGTGTCAGTCAAGTGGAATTGACACCTCTAATATGTGGACTTCCAGATGACATTGCTCTTTTTTGCCTGGCAAGGGTTCCTCGAAAGTACCATATGCTCCTTAGGTGTGTTTCAAAGAGATGGAGAGACCTAGTGTGCAGTGAAGAGTGGCATTCTTACCGCCAAAAGCATAAACTTGATGAGACTTGGATTTATGCTTTGTGTCGAGACAAATTTGAGCAGGTTTGCTGTTATATGTTGGACCCCAATTTATCAAGAAGATGTTGGAAGCCCATTCAAGAACTTCCACCTCGCAGTTTGAAGAGAAAAGGCATTGGTTTTGAGGTTTTGGGTAAGAAACTCTACTTGTTGGGTGGCTGTGGATGGTCTGAAGATGCTACCAATGAAGTTTACTGCTATGATACTTCGAGGAACACTTGGAGTGATGTTGCTCCATTATCAACTGCAAG GTGTTATTTTGCTTGTGAAGTTCTAGATGAGAAAATCTATGCCATTGGTGGGCTAGGCTCAAATTCAAGCAATCCAAATTCTTGGGACACTTATGACCCTTGCACAGATAATTGGAAGTCTCACTCAGATCCAAACATTGTTCCTGAAATTGAAGATTCTATAGTCATGGATGGGAAGATTTATATTCGATGTGGCACTTCTGCTGTAACTTCTCATGTGTATGCAGTAGTTTATGAACCATCAAGCGGCACGTGGCAACATGCAGATGCTGACATGGTATCTGGATGGCGGGGTCCAGCAGTTGTTGTGGATGGGACCCTATATGTATTGGATCAGAGTTCAGGAACCAGGCTGATAATGTGGCAAAAAGAGACTAGGGAATGGTTACCAGTTGGGAGGTTGTCAACTTTGCGTACAAGACCACCCTGCCAGATGGTTGCTATTGGGACAAACATTTTTGTTGTAGGAAAGGGGCTTAGCACTGTTGTGATTGATGTTGGTAATGCAGGGAATATGGGAGGGGTGATGATGAGTTCTACTATTTCTAAAATTACTTCTGATGATGATGTAATTAGCTGTAAATGTTTAGCAATTTGA
- the LOC115954522 gene encoding uncharacterized protein LOC115954522, which produces MKRRVGSSEEEEEENEELERDVKQMAEKLLQYRTTLPDHLRSTFTSVLTAQRPVLPPPSESTPSGAPIPDAGGQVKSIEGLQDSEQDQEIAEKLQLLKDKISSNVSAMPIVLKRMKECISKIDKLDSYNGIIHPAFKRKKTS; this is translated from the exons ATGAAGAGAAGGGTGGGAAGCtcggaagaagaagaagaagaaaatgaagagttGGAGAGAGATGTGAAGCAAATGGCTGAGAAACTTCTACAATACAGAACCACTCTACCCGACCACCTCAGGTCCACTTTCACTTCCGTCCTCACCGCTCAGAGACCCGTTTTACCTCCTCCATCCGAATCCACTCCCTCTGGAGCTCCGATTCCAG ATGCAGGAGGACAGGTCAAATCTATTGAGGGGCTACAAGATTCAGAACAGGATCAAGAGATTGCTGAGAAATTACAATTacttaaagataaaatttctagtAATGTCTCTGCTATGCCTATTGTTTTGAAGAGGATGAAAGAGTGCATTTCTAAGATTGACAAATTGGATTCTTACAACGGAATCATACATCCTGCATTTAAGAGGAAAAAGACTAGTTGA
- the LOC115957768 gene encoding riboflavin biosynthesis protein PYRD, chloroplastic: MNIQIQRLSFPNHTLTPAPHIIFPSFPPPYSTHHSTKLVFKSGFCNSLKRVSKSPTCLKNLGGLVKVRCGGMAQNNENDDDGFYMRRCVELARKAIGRTSPNPMVGCVIVKDGKIVGEGFHPKAGQPHGEVFALRDAGDLAENATAYVSLEPCNHYGRTPPCTEAMIKAKVKKVVVGMVDPNPIVASKGLDKLRDAGINVTVGVEEELCKRLNEAYIHQMLTGKPFLTLRYSLSVNGNVLDQLGEGVTEAGGYYSQLLQEHDAVILSPTLLIDKLSIPASQEPGAKQPLLITIARNPSPLTRILALSTEETANVIIFTDKEMDVGDITAQQGIETVVLDQINLNAILEYCKRQGFCSVLLDLRGSFGDLEELLKESIEQNLLQKIVMEILPIWGGSDSDNENLQVAIKSLDRGLKVKNLQPIISDKKIVLEGYL, from the exons atgaatattcaaattcaaaggCTTTCATTTCCCAATCACACTCTCACGCCGGCTCCTCATATTATATTCCCTTCTTTCCCTCCCCCATATTCCACCCACCACTCCACCAAACTTGTGTTCAAATCTGGGTTTTGCAATTCACTCAAAAGGGTGTCCAAATCACCAACTTGTTTGAAGAATCTTGGTGGTTTGGTTAAGGTCAGATGTGGTGGAATGGCACAAAATAatgagaatgatgatgatgggttTTACATGAGGAGGTGTGTGGAGCTTGCCAGGAAGGCAATTGGGCGTACCAGTCCCAATCCCATGGTGGGTTGTGTTATTGTCAAGGATGGAAAAATTGTTGGTGAAGGCTTTCACCCTAAAGCTGGACAGCCTCATGGTGAG GTCTTTGCTCTGAGAGATGCTGGGGATTTGGCTGAGAATGCAACAGCATATGTGAGCTTGGAACCATGTAACCACTATGGGAGAACTCCTCCCTGCACTGAAGCAATGATTAAAGCCAAAGTAAAAAAGGTAGTGGTCGGGATGGTTGATCCAAACCCAATAGTGGCTTCAAAGGGACTGGATAAACTGAGAGATGCAGGAATCAATGTGACAGTGGGCGTGGAAGAAGAATTGTGCAAGAGGCTCAATGAGGCCTATATCCATCAAATGCTGACTGGAAAACCTTTTTTAACACTCAG ATACTCTCTCTCAGTTAATGGCAATGTTTTAGATCAGCTTGGTGAAGGAGTGACAGAGGCTGGTGGATACTACTCACAATTGTTACAGGAGCATGATGCAGTTATACTGTCTCCCACACTATTAATTGATAAGCTCTCCATTCCGGCATCCCAAGAACCTGGAGCCAAGCAACCCCTTTTGATTACAATAGCAAGAAATCCTAGTCCTCTGACCAGAATCCTAGCTCTCTCCACTGAAGAAACTGCTAATGTGATTATCTTCACTGACAAAGAGATGGATGTAGGGGACATAACAGCTCAACAGGGAATTGAAACAGTGGTTTTGGATCAGATAAATCTGAATGCAATTCTGGAATATTGTAAGCGCCAAGGTTTTTGTAGTGTTTTGCTGGATTTGAGGGGGAGCTTTGGAGATCTTGAAGAGCTTCTAAAAGAGAGtattgaacaaaatttgttGCAAAAAATTGTGATGGAAATTTTGCCAATTTGGGGTGGAAGTGATAGTGATAATGAGAATTTGCAAGTGGCAATTAAGAGTCTGGATAGAGGACTAAAAGTGAAGAATTTACAACCCATAATCTCTGATAAGAAAATAGTGCTAGAGGGTTATCTTTAA
- the LOC115958000 gene encoding UPF0187 protein At3g61320, chloroplastic, which produces MTQTTTNPIKPISNLSLSSNFTPKTFLKPHPTTTTLPSIFNSKPKTLSFKIHSSSNSPLPPPSSSDTEFLISILHAIPDWADHVKERGMRKKRTLYNHENWIQHRSSLRHWRHVSSSLSSRVILSLVPPVIVFTSFAAIIAAYNSAVSLHWLPGFFPVLRASTLPYQLTAPALALLLVFRTEASYSRFEEGRKAWMKVIAGTNDLARQVISGVENSVNAPLKKALLQYIMAFPVALKCHLVYGLDVRQELQNVLEVDDLAIVLNSKHRPRCIIEFISQSLQMLTLEESRRNALESKISGFHEGIGICEQLLGIPIPLSYTRLTSRFLVLWHLTLPIILWDDCHWIVIPATFMSAASLFCIEEVGVLIEEPFPMLALDELCKLVHNNIQEAIATDKIIQAQLTAKMRSHSKEHSPNGRPTS; this is translated from the exons CCTATCAAACCCAtctccaatctctctctctcttccaactTCACCCCCAAAACTTTCCTCAAACCACACCCAACAACAACTACCCTTCCCTCCATTTTCAactccaaacccaaaaccctcTCTTTCAAAATCCACTCCTCTTCAAACTCCCCACTTCCTCCTCCTTCCTCCTCTGACACTGAGTTCCTTATCTCAATCCTCCACGCAATACCCGACTGGGCCGACCACGTAAAAGAGCGAGGAATGCGAAAGAAACGAACTCTTTACAACCACGAGAACTGGATTCAACATAGGAGCTCGCTTCGCCATTGGCGCCACGTCTCGTCGAGCCTCTCCTCCCGTGTGATCCTATCTTTGGTCCCTCCGGTGATCGTCTTCACTTCCTTTGCGGCCATAATTGCAGCCTACAATTCTGCTGTGTCGCTGCACTGGTTGCCGGGTTTTTTCCCAGTGTTGAGGGCCTCAACGTTGCCGTACCAGTTGACAGCACCGGCGCTGGCGCTGTTGTTGGTGTTCAGGACGGAGGCTTCGTACTCGAGGTTCGAGGAGGGGAGGAAGGCGTGGATGAAGGTGATTGCCGGGACGAATGATTTGGCGAGGCAAGTGATTTCTGGGGTTGAGAATTCAGTCAATGCGCCGCTCAAGAAGGCGCTTTTGCAGTACATTATGGCATTTCCGGTTGCGCTTAAG TGTCATTTGGTTTATGGCCTAGATGTTAGGCAAGAGCTCCAGAATGTGCTTGAAGTAGATGATCTGGCAATAGTACTCAATTCAAAGCATCGGCCACGTTGCATCATTGAGTTCATCTCTCAAAGCCTCCAGATGCTAACGTTGGAGGAATCAAGGAGAAATGCACTG GAGTCAAAGATCTCTGGTTTCCATGAAGGAATTGGTATTTGTGAACAACTTTTGGGTATCCCAATCCCCCTGTCCTACACTCGCTTGACCTCAAGGTTTCTAGTCCTCTGGCATCTCACTCTTCCTATCATACTCTGGGATGATTGCCATTGGATCGTGATTCCCGCTACTTTCATGAGTGCTGCTTCTTTGTTCTGCATAGAAGAA GTTGGTGTTCTTATTGAAGAGCCATTTCCAATGCTGGCACTGGATGAGCTTTGCAAGCTGGTTCACAATAATATTCAGGAAGCAATCGCAACCGACAAAATAATTCAAGCTCAGTTGACTGCAAAAATGAGGAGCCACTCTAAGGAGCACTCACCAAATGGTCGTCCTACTTCTTAG